The nucleotide sequence TGTTCGCGTGACAGGGGTAGTGAAAGCAGCACTGGCCCATCGTCCACCGACCTCCCGATCATGGTTTCCATCCGTCTCACGTATCGGCGCCGTCCGGCGCCTGCCCGACATCTGCCGCGCGCGTCGCGCCCGGCCGCATCCGCCGCATCCGCCGCATCGGCCGCCCCCGGTCGCCTCGCGCGCCGGCTGGCCGGCGCCGTCCTGGTGTCGGCGCTGCTGCCGCTGCCGGCGCTGGCCGACACCGACACCGATGCGGCGCCGGCCGTGCAGCGCGCGGCGCGCCGTGCGTTCGACATTCCGGCCGGGCCGCTCGAAGCGGCGCTGAACCGGTTCGGCCGCGACGCGGGCATCCTGCTCGCGTTTCCGGCCGAGCTGACCGCCGGCCTGACGAGCGGCGGCGTGCAGGGGCGCTTCGACGTCGACGGCGCGCTCGACCGCCTGCTCGCGGGCACCGGGCTCGTCGCGTTGCGGCAATCGGGTGGCGGTTACACGCTCAAGCGCGCGGACGGTTCGGTCGCACGGCCCGCGGCGGCCGGCGTCGCGGCGGGCGCCGAGTTGCCCGCGATCAATGTGCGCACCCGCGCGCTGCGCGCCGAAAGCTATCGCGCGCCGAAGGAGGCGGGCGTGCTGCGTTCCGAGATCCCGCTGCTCGACACCGCGCAGGCCGTCAACATCGTGCCCGCGCAGGTGCTGCGCGACCAGCGGCCGCGCAACCTGGACGACGCGCTCGGCAATGTCAGCGGCATCACGCAGGGCAACACGCTCGCAGGCACGCAGGACACGATCATGAAGCGCGGCTTCGGCGGCAACCGCGACGGATCGGTCATGCAGAACGGGATGCCGCTCGTGCAGGGGCGCGCGTTCAACGCGGCGGTCGACAGCGTCGAGGTGCTGAAGGGGCCGACGTCGCTGCTGTACGGGCTGATGGACCCGGGCGGCGTGGTCAACGTCGTCACCAAGCAGCCGCAGCTCAAGCGCTACAACGCGATCTCGCTCGGCGCGTCGACGTTCGGGCACGGCAAGAACGGCGGCAGCGCGACCTTCGATTCGACCGGGCCGGTCGGCGATTCGCGGCTCGCGTACCGGCTGATCGTCGACCAGTCGAACGAGCAGTACTGGCGCAACTTCGGCGAATACCGGCAGACCTTCGTCGCGCCGTCGCTCGCGTGGTACGGCCGCGATACGCAGGTCGCGGTGTCCTACCAGTACCGGAAATTCCATTCGCCGTTCGATCGCGGCACCGCGCTCGACCCGCGCACCAACGCGCCGCTCGACATTCCCGCGCGGCGGCGCATCGACGAGCCGTTCAACAACATGGACGGCGAATCGCACCTCGCGCAGGTGAGCGTCGATCACCAGTTCAACGCGGACTGGAGCGCGCATTTCGGCTACAGCTACAACCGCGAGACCTACGACGCGAACCAGTTGCGCACGACCGGTGTCGATCCGGTGAAGGGCACGATGACGCGCAGCAATGACGCGACGCACGGCTCGCTCAGCACCGACAGCTACGGGATCGGCTACGTGAACGGCAAGCTGATGCTGGGCGGGATGCGGCACGACGTGCAGGTCGGCTTCGATACCGAATACCGCCGCATCTACCGCAAGGACATGCTGCGGCAGGCCGTGAAGACGCCGTTCAGCTATCTCAACCCCGTCTATGGGCTGCTGCCGCCGTCGAGCACGGTATCGGCGAGCGACAGCGACCAGACCGACACGCTGCACGATGCGTCGGCGTTCGTGCAGGACACGATCCACCTGACCGACAAGTGGATCGTGTCGGGCGGGTTGCGCTACATCACGTACAACCAGGTCGCGGGGCGCGGGCGGCCGTTCGTCGCGAACACCGATCTCAGCGGCTCGAAGTGGCTGCCGCGCGCGGGTGTCGTCTACAAGTGGACCGACACGTTCTCGCTGTACGGCAGCTATTCGCAATCGCTGAAGCCGTCGTCGTCGATCGCGCCGATGACGGGCTACATCATCGACGGTGCGACGCCGCCCGAGGAAGCGACCGCGTGGGAAGTGGGCGGCAAGCTCGACCTGCCGGGCGGCATGACGGGCACGCTCGCGCTCTTCAATATCGACAAGAAGAACGTGCTCGTGTCGCAGTACAACGACGCAACCAAGCTGACCGACTGGCGCACGTCGGGCAAGGCGCGCTCGCGCGGGATCGAGCTCGACGTGTCGGGCAAGATCGGCGAGCGCGTGAACGTGATCGCGAGCTACGCGTACATCGACGCGAAGACGACCGAGGATCCGCTGTACGCGGGCAACCAGCTGTGGAACGTCGCGCGTCACACCGCGTCGCTCGCGGCCGTCTACGACTTCGGCACGGTGGCCGGCGGCGACGACCTGCGCATCGGCGCGGACATGCGCTACGTCGGCGCGCGGCCCGGCGATTCGGCGAACAGCTTCACGCTGCCGTCGTACGTGCTCGCCGACGCATTCGCCACGTACGACACGCGGATCGGCAAGCAGAAGCTGTCGTTCCAGCTCAACGTGAAGAACCTCTTCAATCGCACGTACTACCCGTCGAGCGCGAACCGTTACTTCGTCGCGATCGGCGATGCGCGACAGGTGTCGCTGCTCACCACGCTGCAATTCTGACCATGCAATCGCCGCGCGGCCGTCACGGCGGCGCGCGGCTTCGGAGAAGATCCAGATGAACCGGAACATGAAGACCGGCGCCGTGCGCGCCGTGGCCGCGAGCGCTCGGCGCCGCGCAATGCGCGCGATCGCGGGCTCGGTGCTCGCGATCGGCGCGGGCCTCGGCCTCGGCGCAGGTGCCGCTACGCCTGCATTGGCGGCCGATGCACCACAGGCCGTGACGCGCGTCGCGATGCTCGTGCAGCTGCGCGGGCCGAACCTGAAGGTCGACGAACGCATCGTCCAGCATCTCGGCGAGCGCGGCTACGCGGTGCGCCTGATCGACGAGTCGTCGACGCCCGATGCGGCGCGCGATGCCGACCTGGTCGTGATTTCGTCGACGGTGTCGTCGAAGAACGTGCGACCCGGCTGGCGCACGCTCGACAAGCCGCTCGTGACCTGGGAAAACGACCTGCTCGACGATCTCGCGATGACGGGCAAGCGCCACGACGTCGACTTCGGCGAAACGGGCAAGGAGCGCTACCTGTGGCTCGTCAATGCACCGCACCCGATCGCGGCCGGGCTGCCGGCCGGCGCGACGAACGTGTACGGCAAGCAGGCGCCGATGAGCTGGGGCAAGCCGGGGCTCGGCGCGATCACGATCGCGACCGTGTATGGCCAGCCCGACAAGGCCGCGATCTTCGCGTACGAGAAGGGTGCGACGATGGACTACGAAGCGCTCGCGCCCGCGCGTCGCGTGATGTTCTTCCTCGACAACGACACGTTCGTGAACCTGTCGCCGGCCGGTGTCGCGCTGTTCGACGCGGCCGTCGACTGGGCGGCCGGGCGGCGCTGATCGGCAACGCCGGCGCTAGGCCGGCTGCCGTGCCGCCGCTTCGATCAGTTGCGCGAGCTTCTGCGCCGGCTCCGACATCGTGCGCCGCGCGCGATGCACGAGCCCGATGTCGCGGTGGAACGTGTGATGCCCGAGGTCGATCGCGCGTACGCCGGCCGGCCAGCGGCGATACACGGCGGTCTGCGGGACGATTGCGACGCCGACGCCGTTCTCGACCAGCTTGACGATCGCGTCGAGCTCGTCGAGCTCACACGTGTCACGCACCGCGATATGCATCTTCCTCAGGAAGCGGTCGACCTGGCGGCCGCCGAACGACGCGCGGTCGTAGCGCACGAACGGCTCGCGCGCGAGCAGCTCGGCCCAGTCCTTGCCCTTCACGCTGCGCGGCACGATCAGCCGGAACGGTTCCTGCACGAGGGTCGTCCAGTGCAGGTCGCTCTGCAGCGAAAACGGCGGCCGGATGATCGCGGCCATGTCGATTTCACCGGCGTCCACCCGGTTGACCAGCTCGATCGACAGCCCCGGGATCACGTGCGTCCGGCACGCGGGATCGCGGCGATGGAAATCGGCGAGCGCGGCCGGCAGCAGCGCGCTCTGCACCGACGCGATCGCGCCGATCGTCACGCGCACGGCGGCCGGCGAGCCGGGCGACGTCGAGCTCAGGTTCTCGTACAGGCCGATCAGCGCCTGCGCCTGGTCGAGCACGTGATGACCCATCTCGTTGAGCCGCGCCGAGCGGCCTTGCCGGTCGAACAGCGCGAAGCCGAGTTCCGCTTCGAGCCGCTGCATCTGCGCGCTCACGGCCGCCTGCGTGAGCCCGATACGGTTGCCGGCCGCGGCGAACGTGCCTTCCCGGGCGACGGCGACGAGGGTTTTCAGTTCGCGGATCATTCATCAATTTCGTTTGTGAATGACGCAACTATATATTGATTTAATTTCTGCTTGACCTTGACTACCATGGTGCCGTCCTCGCGCCACGCGAGCGTTCCATCACGAGGCCACCATGAGTCTTTCCCCGTTTCACCTGGCGATTCCCGTCTACGACCTGCCGGCCGCGCGCGATTTCTACGGCCGTGTGTTCGGGCTGGCAGAGGGGCGCTCGAGCGCGCAGTGGGTCGACTTCGACTTCTACGGGCACCAGCTCGTGATTCACGAGCATCCGAAGACCGCGTCGCAGGAAGGCGCGCATACGAACGCGGTGGACGGTCACGACGTGCCGGTGCCGCATTTCGGGATCGTGCTCGACTGGCCGAGCTGGGAAGCGCTGGCCGAGCGGCTGAAGTCGTTCGGCGTGACCTTCGTGATCGAGCCGTATGTGCGGTTCCAGGGGCAGGTCGGCGAACAGGCGACGATGTTCCTGTTCGATCCGTGCGGCAACGCGCTCGAGTTCAAGGCGTTCCGCGATATCGGCCAGTTGTTCGCGAAGTGACCGGCGGTGCGGTCAGCGCCGATTGACATTGGGTGCGAGAATGCGGCCTCCGGCCCGGTTGCGCGCCTGCGCACCGGCCGGCGCCGCGCCGCACGGCATCCGTCCGTGCGAGCCGTTCTCCAAGGAACCCGTATGGACAGTCACATCGCTCCGGTGGAGCTGAAGAAGGCCTACCGTCTCCTCAACCACGGCCCGACCGTGCTCGTGTCGGCCCGCCACGATGGCGTCGACAACGTGATGGCTGCCGCCTGGGCGTGCGCGCTGGATTTCCTGCCGCCGAAGCTGACGGTCGTGCTCGACAAGACCGCGAAGACGCGCGAGCTCGTCGAGCGCAGCGGCAGGTTCGTGATCCAGGTGCCGACGGCCGCGCAGCTGCGGCTCACGCATGCGGTCGGCAGCCACAGTCTCGCGGAGCGCCCCGACAAGCTGCGCGAAGCGGGTGTCACGCTGTTCGACGTCGAAGGCCACGACCTGCCGTTCGTCGCCGGCTGTTCCGGCTGGCTCGCGTGCAAGCTGGTTCCGGAGCCGCACAACCAGCAGACCTACGATCTGTTCATCGGCGAGGTGGTCGCGGCGTGGTCCGACACGCGCGTGTTCCGCGACGGCCACTGGTATTTCGAATCGGCCGATCCGGCGCTGCGCAGCCTGCACTACATCGCGGGCGGCAATTTCTATGCGATCGGCGAATCGCTGCACGTCGATCCGGACGCGAAGTAAGCACCAATCCGGGCGCGCGGTTCACGCGCGCTTGTTCAATTCCGTCAGCATGGCTTCGGCGAACGCCTGCGCGACGCGCGGCAGCGTGCGGCCGCGCTTCGTGACGAGCGCGATCGGCCGCTCGAACGCGGGGTCGTCGATCGGCTTTGCAACCAGCTCGGGCTCGGCGCGCACCTCGCGCGCGGTTGCCGGCAGGATCGTCACGCCGAGCCCGCCGCGCACCATCGCGACGGCCGTCATCATGTAGGTCGGCTCGCACGCGATGGCGGGCGTGCAGCCGGCCGCGTCCAGCGCGGCATCGACGACGCTGCGCACGCTCGTGCCCCGTGCGGTGAGCACGAGCGGCACGGCTGCGACGTCGGCGGTGGTCAAGCGGCGCTTGCGCGCGAGCGGATGATCCTTCGGGCACACGGCGACGAGCTGGTCGGCGCCCGCATACAGCACCTCCAGCGACGCATCGAAGGTATTGCCACCCGTCAAGCCGAGATCGGCTTCCTCGTTGCGCACGAGCGCCGTGACGAGGCTCGCGACGCCGTCGCGGATCTCGAAGCCCGCAAGCGGCACCTCGCGCCGGAACGACTGGATCAGCTCGGGCAGCACGCTGGACGCGAAGGTCGGCAGGCACGCGAGCCGCACCGTGCCGCTCGTGCCTTCGCCGAGCGCACGCGCGTCGCGCAGCACGCGCTCCATGTCGTCGAGCGAGCGTTGCAGCAGCGGCAGCAGCTCGCGCCCGGTCTGCGTGAGCGCGACGCTGCGGCTGTTGCGGTCAAACAGGCGCGCGCCGACGATCTCCTCGAGCCGGCGGATCTGCACGGTCAGCGCCGGCTGCGACAGATGCAGGCGTGCGGCCGCACGCGTGAAGTTGCCGGCCTGCGCGACGGTGACGAACGCGCGAATGTCGCGAAGATTCAGATCCATAACGGTTCGTGATTGCTGCGATCAAATCATTTCAATTGTGCTATCGCTGCGCCGACCTTACGCTCGTCTCCAACAAAAGACAAGGTAGGAGACACGGATGCTGCCGTTACTCGGGCTGGGCACGATCGTCGTGCTGCTGGCCGCGATTCTGTCGAAGCGGATGTCGCCGCTCGTTGCGCTGATCATCGTGCCGATCGCCGCGTCGCTGATCGGCGGCTTCGGGCTGCACACCAGCAAGTTCGTCATCGACGGGCTGAAGGGGCTCGCGCCCGTCGTCGGGATGTTCGTGTTCGCGATCCTCTATTTCGGGACGATCACCGACGCCGGCACGCTCGACCCGATCATCGACCGCATCCTGCGCGCGGTCGGCACGCGGCCCACGCGCATCGTGATGGGGACGACGCTGCTCGCGCTGCTGATTCACCTCGACGGCTCGGGCGCCGTCTGCTTCCTCGTGACGATTCCGGCCGTGCTGCCGCTGTACGACCGGCTGAAGATGGACCGGCGCGTGCTGGCCGCCGCGGTGTCGATGGCCGCGGGCATCAACTTCCTGCCGTGGACGGGGCCGATGATCCGCGCGTCGGCGTCGCTGCACCTGCCGGTCTCGGCGCTGTTCAATCCGCTGATCCCGGTGCAGGCGATCGGGCTCGTGTTCGTGTTCGGCGTCGCATACTGGCTCGGGCGGCGCGAGGAGAAGCGGCTCTGCCTGTCGCGCGACGATGCGTCGATCCCGCTGCCGAAGCGCGAGCTGACGCCCGACGAGCAGGCGCTGCGCCGGCCGCACCTGTTCTGGTTCAACCTGGTGCTGACGCTCGTCGTGCTCGGCACGATGGTCGTGATGGGCGAGAAGATCCCGCCCGCGATCATGTTCATGGTCGGCCTGTGCATCGCGCTGATGGTGAACTACCCGAACGTCGACATGCAGAGAAAGCGCATCGACGCGCATGCGCGCGCCGCGCTCATGATGGCCGGCATCCTGCTCGCGGCCGGCGTGTTCACGGGGATCATGCAGGGCAGCGGGATGCTGAAGGCGATGGCGCAGGCGGCGGTCGGCTTCGTGCCGCCGTCGATGGCCGGCCACGTCCCGGTGGTGCTCGGCCTCGCGTCGATGCCGCTCAGCATGCTGTTCGATCCCGATTCGTTCTATTTCGGCGTGCTGCCCGTGATCGCGGAAGTGGCCGGCCAGCTCGGCGTGCCGGCCGTGCAGGTCGGGCAGGCTGCGTTGCTCGGCCAGATGACGACCGGGTTCCCGGTCAGCCCGCTGACGCCCGCGACCTTCCTCGTCGTCGGCCTGTGCGGCATCGAGCTGGCCGAGCACCAGAAATTCACGTTCCCGCTGCTGTTCGGCGCCTCGATCGTGATGACGATCGCGTGCGTCGTGCTGGGCATCTTTTGATCTTTCCCGGCGGTGACCGCCGCCGGACGACGGTACGGACATGACAGCAAAGCAACCTGAACGGCGCGTGCGCATCGGCGCGGGCGCCGGCTACTCGGGCGACCGGATCGAGCCCGCGGTCGAACTGGCCGAACACGGGCAGCTCGACTATCTCGTCTTCGAATGCCTGGCCGAGCGCACGATCGCGATCGCGCAGCAGGCGCGGCGCCAGGACCCGGCACTCGGCTACGACCCGCTGCTCGACGCGCGGATGCAGGCGGTGCTGCCGGTCGCCGTGCCGAAGGGCGTGCGCATCGTGTCGAACATGGGTGCGGCGAATCCGCGTGCGGCCGCGCGGCGCACCGCGCAAATCGCGCAATCGCTGGGTTTCGCGAAGCTGAAGGTCGCGGCGGTCGAAGGCGACGACGTGCTCGACGTCGTGCTGCGCGGCGCATTCCGCTTCGAGGAATCGGGCGACGACGTCGCCGCGTATCGCGACCGCATCGTGTCCGCGAACGCGTACCTCGGCGCCGCGCCGATCGTCGATGCGCTCGCGGCCGGCGCGGACGTCGTGCTGACCGGGCGCGTCGCCGATCCGTCGCTGTTCGCCGCGCCGCTGATCCACGCGTTCGGCTGGCGGATGGACGACTGGGACACGCTTGGCGCCGCGACGGTCGTCGGCCACCTGCTCGAATGCGCGGGGCAGGTGACGGGCGGCTATTTCGCCGATCCCGGCTACAAGGATGTGCCGAACCTCGCGCGCCTCGGGTTTCCGATCGGCGAAGTCGCGGCCGACGGCACGGTCGTGATCACCAAGGTGCCGCACGCGGGCGGCCGCGTGAGCGCGGCGACCTGCAAGGAACAGCTGCTCTACGAGATTCACGACCCGGCGCGCTATCTGCAGCCCGATGTCGTCGCGGATTTCACGCAGGTCACCGTCGCCGAGGAGGCGACCGATCGCGTGCGCGTGACGGGCGGGCGCGGCACCGCGCGGCCCGATACGCTGAAGGTATCGGTGGCTTATGTCGACGGCTGGATCGGTGAAGGCCAGATGTCGTACGGCGGCCCGGGCGCGCTCGAACGCGCGCGTCTCGCGCTCGAGATCGTCCGCGAGCGGTTGGCATTGACCGGCGTCGCCGCGACCGAGTTGCGCTTCGACCTGATCGGTGCCGATGCGCTGTATGGCGACGCGACGCCGGCCGTGCGCGGCGAGCCGGCCGAGGTGCGCGTGCGGGTGGCCGGCCGTGCGGCGAGCGCCGCCGAAGCCGCGCGCATCGGCAACGAAGTCGAGACGCTCTATACGAACGGGCCGGCCGGCGGCGGCGGCGCGTTCAAGTCGACGCGCGAGGTGATCGCGGTGCAGTCGGTGCTGCTGCCGCGCGCGGCCGTGACGCCGTCGTTTTCATTCGTGGAGGCATGATGCAACTGCGTGAACTCGCGCATGCGCGCACCGGCGACAAGGGCAATACGCTGAACGTGTCGGTGATCTGCCACGATCCGCGTCATTACGATCACCTGCGCACGCATCTGGATGCCGACGCCGTGAAGGCGTGGCTCGCGGGCATCGTGCACGGCGACGTCGTGCGCTATGAACTGCCGGCGCTCGGCGCATTCAATTTCGTGCTGCGCGATGCGCTCGGCGGCGGCGTCACGCGCTCGCTCGCGCTCGACGCGCACGGCAAGTCGGTCAGTTCGGCGCTGCTGGCGATCGAGGTGCCCGCCCCGGCGTGACGGATGTCGCCGCCGGAGGCGGGCCAGCGCTTACGGAATCAGCAGTTCGCGCAGGCCGCTGGCGTGCTCGATGCGTTCGCCTGCGATGTGCAGGCGCTGATCGCGGCGATAGTCGTAGACCGCGCGCGACGCGGCGAGCTGGTCGAAATCGAGCTCGACCGCATGACGCGATTCGGTATTGCCGGCCTCGAAGATCAGGTTGCCGAACGGATCGGCCGCGAGGCTGCCGCCCGCGAACACGATGTCGTGCGCGCTGCCGCCGACGCGGTTGGCGACCACTGCGAACACCTGGTTCTCCATCGCCCGCGCTGTGGCCGATGTGCGGTGGACGGGGCGGTACGGCTCCATGTTGCCGTCGGTGATGAGGATCAGCTCGGCGCCGAGCGCGGCGAGCGCGCGGCCGGTTTCGGGGAATTCGTTGTCGTAGCAGATCAGCAGGCCGATCCGCACGCCGCGCCATTCGATCGTCGCGAAACGGTCGCCGGGCAGCACGACGCCGTGCTCGCTCACCCACAGATGCGTCTTGCGATAGCGCAGCGCGATGCCGTCCGGCGTGACGAAGACGGTCGTGTTGTAGAAGCGGCCGCCGTCGTTCTCGACCAGCCCGACCACGACCGCCACATCGCGTGCGCGTGCGGCTGCCATGACCGCGCCGACGCTCGGGCCGTCGAGCGGCTCGGCGCATTCCGCGAGATTCGACGGATCGAGGAAGCCGGTGAGTTGCGCTTCCGGAAACATCACGATGTCGGTGCCCGGTGCGCAGGTTGCGATCGCGTCGAGCGTGCGTTGCAGGTTGTAGGGCGTGTCGCCGTCGCGACCGGCGAGCTGGACGATATCGAGCTTCAGTTTCATGGCGATTTCGGTAGCAGGGGCCCGTCGCCGGTGGCGCCGGAAGGGTGGGTAAGGAGGCCCCAGTATGCGCCGAAGCGGCGGATTTCCCATCCCGCCGGCGCGTTAACCCTTCGGGGGTATTGATCTGTGACGCCGCCGGTGCCGGCGAGCACCGGCACGCGCGGCCCGCGATGCGTGTCAGGTGCAGGCTTGCGCGTTCAGGAACAGCGAGAACAGCTCCGATTGCGAGTTGATGGCGAGCTTCCCGTAGATGTTGCGGCGATGGACCTTGACCGTTTCGGCGGATATCGCCAGCTTGTTCGCGACTTCCTTGTTCGAGCGCCCGCTCAGGATCAGCCGGATCACGTCGAGTTCGCGCGCGGTGAGCGGCGTGCCGAGCCGCGCCATGGCGCGCTCGAAGCCGTCCTGCGCACGGGTGCCGGCCCGCGGCGGCACCGCGGCTTCGATGGCGGCCGGCTCGAACGCGAGCCGCTGCCGCATCAGCCCGGCCACCCATGGCCGGATCAGGTCGAGCAGCGCCACCTGCTCGGGGCTGAAGCGCCGCTTGCTGCCGAGCGACAGGCATAGCGTGCGTGCATCGTCGAGCACGACGTTGAACTGCACCTCGTCCTCGACGACGTTGTGCGTGAAATAGAGCGTGTAGTACTCGGTATCGCGGAAGCATTCGGGCGCGACGTCGGACAGCCGGAACAGGCCGCTCTTGGGCGCGTCGCGGTTCGCGATGTAGAACGGGTCGAGCTGGTACAGGCCCTGCACGTAGTCGCGGAACAGCGGGTCGGGGCCGCCGCCTTCGTACGGGCATTCGGCGAACACCTGCGGGCGGCCGTCGCCGAACGTCAGCGCGACCCAGCTGTCGACCGCGACGTATTCCTCGATCAGCCGGATCAGCGCCAGCCAGAAGCCCGGCTGGTCGAGCGACTCGATGAGCCGCCCGACCGAGCGGTGCCAGGCGACGTCCTGCAACGTGAGGTTCATGCGTGTTCCGGGTCGGGCGGGACCGGTCGGGACGCATCGCGCCGTCGCGCGATGCGCATCGACCGGATCCGGGAATGAAGAACGAGATCGTAACGCCGGACGACGCGAATGGCGAGGCCGCGCACTGCCTCCGTCTCCTGATAAGCTATCGCGATTCCGAGAGGGGGGTAGCCGTTGCCCCCAGTGCCTATACCAAGACCAAGACTCATAACGATATGACAACGATGCCTTTGACGGGCCAGTCGCTCGACACGCTGATGAACCGGCTCGAAGCCGATCTCGAAGAAAGCGACTCGAGCCGCGAGAGCGACCTTGCGGCAAGACTGCGGGCCCAGCCGTTGCGTGCCGATTCGCTCGACGCGATCGAGCGCCTGCACACGCTCTGGATGCACGCCGGCGATCCGGCCGCTGCACGCGCCGTGCTCGACGACGACGGCGCAGGCGTGCACGACGCGGCGCCGCCCGACGCGCGGCCCGACATCCGCATGCAACTCGCGCTGTACCGGTTGCAGATCGCCCGGCACCTGGGCGAGAACGACGCCGTCACCCACGCGATCGGCGAGATGCATGACGTCGTGCGCACGTCGCCGACGCTCGATGCCGATCGCTTCGTCCGCGCCCGCATTCTCGATACGCTGGAATACGACCACGCGGAGCACGCGCTCGACGCGATCGAACTGCGTCACGCATTGAATGGCGCGCTGGCCGACCGCGCCGCGTTTCGCGCCTGGGACGAAGCGAACCGGCAATGCCTGCGTGCGTGGGCCTTGCGGCGGCTTGGCCGGGACGACGACGCGCGGGCGGCGGCCGAGGCCGCGGTGGCGGCCATCGCATCGGCAGGTGCGGACCAGGACATCGACGCCGATGACTGGCTGCGGATCGGCCGGGCGATGATCGAGATTGCGCCGCTGCAGTTCGACACGATTCGCCGGGCCGTCGAGTCGCGCATCGCCGACTGGGCACTACCGCCGCGCCGCGAGGCCGAGGTGAGGCTGGCGCGGCTTGCCGCGCGGGCGGCACATGCGCAAGGCGATCTCGACGGCGCGCTCGCCCGGTGCGAGATGGCGAGTCACAGCCTCGAGTCGGACGGCGGCGACGACTTCATCGAATACGAACTGCCGTGGCTGCTCGAGGCGGGCCGCTTCGACGACGCGGGGCGCCGCGCGTTCTTCCACGTGTACCAGATCGAAAGCAGCATGCTCGACCGGGTGGGGCAGATCATCCACGCACGCCTCGCCGAGCCGACCGACACATCGGTCTGGTGGCCGCTGTGTGCGATGCGCGCAGCCGGTTTCGCGCCGACGCTCGAACGGCTCGTCGAACTCGGCGCGGAACAGCCCGACGCGCTGGCCGCGCGTTCGCCGACCCACGGCGAGATCTTTGCCGCGCTCGGCTCGCTCGAGGGCGACGCGTTGCGCTACGCGATCGCCGACGCCGCGCGCGAGGTCGCGCTGCGGCGCGCGCCCGGCCATCCGTGGATCGCGCGGCTCGCGGCGGTCTACGACGGCGAAACCGGCCGCATCGATGCGACGACCCAGGCCGCGCGCCTGTTCGCG is from Burkholderia sp. HI2500 and encodes:
- a CDS encoding AtuA-related protein — protein: MQLRELAHARTGDKGNTLNVSVICHDPRHYDHLRTHLDADAVKAWLAGIVHGDVVRYELPALGAFNFVLRDALGGGVTRSLALDAHGKSVSSALLAIEVPAPA
- a CDS encoding response regulator transcription factor; translated protein: MNLTLQDVAWHRSVGRLIESLDQPGFWLALIRLIEEYVAVDSWVALTFGDGRPQVFAECPYEGGGPDPLFRDYVQGLYQLDPFYIANRDAPKSGLFRLSDVAPECFRDTEYYTLYFTHNVVEDEVQFNVVLDDARTLCLSLGSKRRFSPEQVALLDLIRPWVAGLMRQRLAFEPAAIEAAVPPRAGTRAQDGFERAMARLGTPLTARELDVIRLILSGRSNKEVANKLAISAETVKVHRRNIYGKLAINSQSELFSLFLNAQACT
- a CDS encoding carbon-nitrogen hydrolase family protein produces the protein MKLKLDIVQLAGRDGDTPYNLQRTLDAIATCAPGTDIVMFPEAQLTGFLDPSNLAECAEPLDGPSVGAVMAAARARDVAVVVGLVENDGGRFYNTTVFVTPDGIALRYRKTHLWVSEHGVVLPGDRFATIEWRGVRIGLLICYDNEFPETGRALAALGAELILITDGNMEPYRPVHRTSATARAMENQVFAVVANRVGGSAHDIVFAGGSLAADPFGNLIFEAGNTESRHAVELDFDQLAASRAVYDYRRDQRLHIAGERIEHASGLRELLIP